The following are encoded in a window of Perca flavescens isolate YP-PL-M2 chromosome 24, PFLA_1.0, whole genome shotgun sequence genomic DNA:
- the pwp2h gene encoding PWP2 small subunit processome component, which produces MKFAYRFSNLLGAVYRQGNLSFSKDGNAVISPVGNRVSVFDLKNNTSETLPVSTTKNITCVGLSPDGNIAVVVDEDGAAMLVSLITRATLHHFHFHKPVSSIRFSPDGRKFVVTKENVALMYHAPGKQREFNAFVLDKSYYGPYDETTCIDWTDDSKCFVVGSKDMSTWVFGAERWANLIYYSLGGHKDVIVGCFFEKDSLDLYTVSQDGTLCVWESDTELDGLVVKKSQDKPKPPRPGEEEESEDERKEGEVIRGKAGAPKEKNTNNVRYKQRSKHFFNKEGDFNNLTAAAYHKPSHILVTGFASGIFHLHELPEFNLIHSLSISDQRISSVAINSSGDWISFGCSGMGQLLVWEWQSESYVFKQQGHFNNMASLAYSPDGQYIVTGGDDGKVKVWNTNSGLCFVTFTEHTSSVTKVTFTSSGFVIVSASLDGTVRAFDLHRYRNFRTFTSPRPAQFSSLAVDVSGELVSAGAQDSFEIFLWSMQTGRLLEVLGGHKGPVSCLCFSPVQSILASASWDRTIRLWDMLDSWQVKETLPLSSDGLSVTYRPDGQELAVATLNGEISFWNPQTATQTGSVAGRHDLETGRKETDKITAKQSAKGKSFTSLCYSADGESVLAGGQSKFVCIYNVKEQMLMKKFEISCNLSFDAMEEFLDRRKMTEFGSLALVDEGAGDGDGVNISLPGVRRGDMSSRHFKPEIRVSSLRFSPTGRSWAATTTEGLLVYSLDGSLVFDPYDLDLDVTPASIRKQLRLQEWAPAIVLAFRLNEKALKQEVLETVPHEQIPVVCGSLPDIYVEKLLGFVASSLEKSGHLQFYMTWVQSLLMLHGQKLKNRSGAILPTLQALQKSIQRHFDNLSKLCDFNMFNIRYAAALSKQRGLKRAAEEDGGEEEEEEDEELSEEMSVASLEDADLML; this is translated from the exons ATGAAGTTTGCTTATAGG TTCTCCAATCTGCTCGGAGCAGTCTATCGTCAGGGAAACTTGAGTTTCTCTAAAGATGGCAACGCTGTGATCAGTCCGGTTGGAAACAGAGTCTCCGTCTTCGACCTGAAAAA CAACACATCTGAGACATTACCCGTCTCCACTACAAAAAACATAACATGTGTGGGTCTCTCTCCTGATGGGAACATAGCAGTCGTGGTGGATGAAG ATGGCGCAGCTATGTTGGTCAGTCTCATCACCCGAGCCACCCTTCATCATTTCCACTTTCACAAGCCTGTCAGCAGCATCCGCTTCTCACCTGATGGCAG GAAGTTTGTTGTTACGAAGGAGAACGTAGCTCTGATGTACCACGCTCCTGGAAAGCAGCGGGAGTTTAATGCCTTTGTGTTGGACAAGAGCTACTACGGCCCCTACGATGAAACCACCTGCATCGACTGGACGGACGACTCCAA GTGTTTTGTGGTGGGCAGCAAAGACATGTCGACGTGGGTGTTTGGTGCCGAGCGCTGGGCCAACCTCATCTACTACTCCCTGGGTGGACACAAGGACGTCATCGTGGGCTGCTTCTTTGAGAAGGACAGCCTGGAC CTGTACACGGTGAGCCAGGACGGGACACTGTGTGTCTGGGAGAGCGACACCGAGCTGGACGGCCTGGTCGTGAAGAAGAGCCAGGATAAACCCAAGCCCCCGAGGccgggggaggaagaggagtctgaggatgaaagaaaggagggagaggTCATCAGAGGGAAAGCAGGAGCTCCCAAAGAGAAGAATACCAACAACGTTCGATACAAGCAGAGGAGCAA ACACTTCTTCAACAAGGAGGGGGATTTCAACAACTTGACAGCTGCCGCCTACCACAAGCCGAGCCACATCCTGGTCACAGGCTTCGCCTCTGGAATCTTCCACCTGCATGAGCTTCCAGAGTTTAACCTCATTCACTCCCTAAG TATTTCAGACCAGAGAATCTCCTCAGTGGCTATAAACAGCTCTGGAGACTGGATCAGCTTTGGGTGCTCGG GGATGGGTCAGCTGCTGGTGTGGGAGTGGCAGAGCGAGTCCTACGTCTTCAAGCAGCAGGGACACTTCAACAACATGGCCTCGCTGGCCTACTCGCCAGACGGACAGTACATCGTAACCGGAGGCGATGATGGCAAG GTCAAAGTGTGGAACACCAACAGCGGCCTTTGCTTCGTCACCTTCACAGAGCACACCAGCAGCGTCACCAAGGTAACCTTCACCTCCAGCGGCTTCGTCATCGTCAGCGCTTCTCTGGACGGGACGGTCAGAGCGTTCGACCTGCACAG gTACAGAAACTTCCGGACGTTCACGTCGCCTCGGCCTGCGCAGTTCTCCTCCCTGGCAGTAGATGTCAGTGGGGAGCTGGTGAGCGCTGGAGCCCAGGATTCCTTTGAGATCTTTCTGTGGTCCATGCAGACAGGGAGACTGCTGGAG GTCCTCGGGGGTCACAAGGGTCCCGTCAGCTGCCTGTGTTTCAGTCCAGTCCAGTCCATCCTGGCCAGCGCCTCATGGGACCGCACCATCCGGCTGTGGGACATGTTGGACAGCTGGCAGGTCAAAGAAACACTTCCTCTCAGCTCTGATG GTTTGTCAGTGACTTACCGCCCTGATGGTCAGGAGTTGGCTGTGGCCACTTTGAACGGTGAAATCTCTTTCTGGAACCCCCAAACAGCCACACAAACCGGCTCCGTGGCCGGGCGCCACGACCTGGAGACGGGCCGCAAAGAGACGGATAAAATCACAGCCAAGCAGTCGGCAAAGGGCAA GTCCTTCACGTCGCTGTGCTACTCTGCGGACGGGGAGTCGGTTTTGGCGGGAGGCCAGTCCAAGTTTGTCTGCATCTACAACGTCAAAGAGCAGATGCTCATGAAGAAGTTTGAGATCTCCTGCAACCTGTCCTTTGATGCCATGGAG GAGTTCCTGGACCGACGGAAGATGACTGAGTTTGGCAGCCTGGCTCTGGTGGACGAGGGAGCTGGAGACGGAGACGGGGTCAACATCAGCCTCCCTGGAGTGAGGAGAG GTGATATGAGTTCTCGACACTTTAAGCCAGAGATCCGAGTGAGCTCGCTGCGGTTCTCCCCTACTG GGCGTAGCTGGGCGGCCACCACCACTGAGGGCCTGCTGGTCTACTCCCTCGATGGATCTCTGGTCTTTGACCCCTATGACCTGGACCTGGACGTGACGCCGGCCAGCATACGTAAGCAGCTGCGGCTTCAGGAGTGGGCGCCGGCCATCGTCCTGGCGTTCAGACTCAACGAAAAAGCCCTCAAGCAGGAAGTGTTGGAAACGGTGCCGCACGAGCAGA TCCCAGTAGTTTGCGGCTCTCTTCCTGACATTTACGTCGAGAAGCTGCTGGGCTTCGTGGCGTCCAGTTTGGAGAAGTCGGGCCACCTGCAGTTCTACATGACCTGGGTCCAGAGCCTGCTCATGCTGCACGGACAGAAACTCAAGAACAG GTCAGGAGCCATACTGCCCACGCTCCAGGCGCTGCAGAAGAGCATCCAGAGACACTTTGACAATCTGTCCAAACT GTGTGACTTTAACATGTTTAACATTCGCTACGCTGCGGCCCTGTCGAAACAGAGGGGCCTAAAGAGAGCAGCTGAGGAAGacgggggggaggaggaggaggaagaagatgaagagCTGTCTGAGGAGATGAGCGTGGCCTCCTTGGAGGATGCAGACTTGATGCTGTGA
- the pjvk gene encoding pejvakin — MFTAAAKNFVKQVGDTGRLIPVPSLSEADRYQPLSLVTRKRKRHFWKKNKYASTPFSLKDILVGEKEITAGVSSYQLLNYEDKSDVALSGRLGNHLMNDVGFNISGSDSVAVKASFGIVTKHELEVPTLLRELHSRKVDLDHCLVRQSKESGRTVLCVVVESIRTTRQCSLTVHAGMRGTTMRFQIDDGRNPKGRDKAIVIPAHTTIAFSICELFVRLDGRLDICVAPESQGGFEREQIREQLGVFALSNHRADNQTFEELTHSDTYMDDMVTDYYEKAASMTDVSTAYLRESSHTRVNLLKHNIPKGPCALCGMGNQRRETVYGCLECTTGGLKYVRLHVVPCFDLWHKTLR, encoded by the exons ATGTTCACAGCAGCCGCTAAGAACTTTGTGAAGCAGGTTGGGGACACAGGGAGGTTGATCCCCGTCCCGAGCCTGAGCGAGGCCGACCGCTACCAGCCCCTCAGCCTGGTCaccaggaagaggaagaggcatTTCTGGAAGAAGAACAAGTACGCATCGACCCCCTTCTCACTGAAAGACATCCTGGTCGGGGAGAAAGAGATCACAGCAG GAGTGTCTTCTTATCAACTCCTCAACTACGAGGACAAATCTGACGTGGCCCTCAGCGGCCGGTTAGGAAACCACCTGATGAACGACGTGGGCTTCAACATCAGCGGATCGGACTCTGTGGCCGTCAAAGCCTCGTTCGGCATCGTGACCAAACACGAGCTGGAGGTGCCCACCTTACTGCGAGAGCTGCACTCCAG GAAAGTGGATCTGGATCACTGCCTGGTTCGCCAGTCCAAGGAGAGCGGTCGGACCGTTCTCTGTGTGGTTGTGGAGAGCATCCGCACCACACGCCAGTGCTCCCTGACCGTCCACGCCGGCATGAGAGGGACCACCATGAGG TTTCAGATCGACGATGGAAGGAATCCTAAAGGTCGAGACAAGGCCATTGTCATTCCGGCTCACACCACCATCGCATTTAGCATCTGTGAGCTGTTTGTTCGACTGGACGGACGACTTG ATATCTGTGTAGCCCCGGAGTCTCAGGGAGGATTTGAGCGGGAGCAGATCAGGGAGCAGCTCGGTG tttttgctTTATCCAACCACCGTGCAGATAACCAAACATTCGAGGAGCTAACCCACTCAGACACATACATGGATGACATGGTAACTGACTACTATGAGAAAGCTGCCAGCATGACGGATGTGTCCACTGCCTACTTGAGAGAAAGTTCCCACACACGGGTCAACCTCCTCAAACACAACATCCCCAAAGGGCCCTGTGCGCTCTGCGGCATGGGCAACCAGAGGCGGGAAACTGTTTACGGCTGTCTGGAGTGCACGACTGGGGGCCTGAAATATGTCCGGCTGCACGTGGTGCCCTGTTTTGACCTCTGGCACAAAACACTGAGATGA